In the Brucella anthropi ATCC 49188 genome, one interval contains:
- a CDS encoding DUF6538 domain-containing protein: protein MAIRHQVQNLQRRGNIFYWRARLPVNLKRNIGSRHLAFSLKQSDHRQAGHMARKLNLLLYEIAENPRSALMSKEALERLFQSEIARMNDHMENLQFAGQRTPTGFHQIGNLTADLEVGWAYRLLEKFGTRRVLFEERGCQGWRFLEQAKMPKSLYQGIVTTYRGEREDAETSRFAGELRALMQENGLAYSILNFEKAKAEYFKARADVLLSTEDRYLIDYPDEQAEPDPARPAPIVSVVNVEPVPDIIPQPQPQPQPQPQPQPQPQPQPQPQPQPQPQPVVENPVPVSASDVLGLTGQDLPVKQFMKQCDLLIANNRENWNEDTAKDVKTVVRIFCGILDEHNVLKSSGINQTHLAALRQHFNNILARWGSSSRYVAMTTMQLREATEREVIRAQKLNLPAPKVGLSSGTIRRHLGNLEQFLNHLVASGFMLRAFTFKGIKPKKRSLASVRALTAKPGPEQVEPIFQLPVFTGCAGPMPQEMREFGQTVYHSSLYYVPMLYAYLGARRAEFTGLMVDDVVYAKDEGMWSIKIRKNELRGLKNLQSVRDLPVPDELIRLGFIDYAKRLNELGHRCLFPELVAPRRKNDTGDRFYKSFVPLLKAETGLGDQLWGRAIHALRHGFSNTLKQKGIEMSIMEDITGHLGRTEGETRYTNIASLTVMKKTIDVYPVITGHLQPQFLCLLPYVEAKEPAPWFRKEKE, encoded by the coding sequence ATGGCAATCAGACATCAGGTTCAGAATCTTCAACGGCGCGGAAATATTTTTTACTGGCGCGCGCGCCTTCCGGTAAATCTGAAACGCAATATTGGTTCGCGTCACCTTGCTTTCAGCCTCAAACAATCTGATCATCGGCAAGCAGGCCACATGGCCCGCAAGCTCAATCTTCTGCTTTATGAAATTGCTGAAAACCCGCGAAGTGCATTGATGTCGAAAGAAGCCCTCGAACGATTGTTTCAGTCCGAAATCGCGCGGATGAATGATCATATGGAGAACCTGCAATTTGCAGGCCAGCGCACTCCGACAGGTTTCCATCAGATCGGTAATCTGACGGCAGATCTGGAAGTCGGGTGGGCTTACAGGCTTCTGGAAAAATTCGGTACCCGCCGTGTCCTGTTCGAAGAGAGAGGTTGTCAGGGTTGGCGCTTTCTTGAGCAGGCGAAGATGCCAAAGAGCCTGTATCAAGGCATCGTTACAACATATCGCGGAGAGCGAGAAGACGCAGAAACATCACGCTTCGCTGGCGAACTGAGAGCACTTATGCAGGAGAACGGCCTCGCTTACTCGATCTTGAATTTCGAAAAAGCGAAAGCCGAATATTTTAAAGCGCGTGCTGATGTGCTGCTTAGCACCGAGGATCGTTATCTCATCGATTATCCTGACGAGCAGGCTGAACCAGACCCTGCCCGGCCAGCACCAATTGTTTCGGTTGTAAATGTGGAACCTGTGCCGGATATCATTCCACAGCCACAGCCACAGCCACAGCCACAGCCACAGCCACAGCCACAGCCACAGCCACAGCCACAGCCACAGCCACAGCCACAGCCACAGCCAGTTGTGGAAAATCCTGTTCCTGTATCAGCATCTGACGTGTTGGGGCTTACTGGGCAGGACTTGCCAGTGAAGCAATTCATGAAGCAGTGCGACCTTCTGATCGCCAACAACCGTGAGAACTGGAACGAAGACACGGCAAAGGACGTCAAGACAGTTGTTCGCATTTTCTGCGGTATTCTGGACGAGCACAATGTTCTCAAGAGCAGCGGCATTAACCAGACCCACTTGGCGGCGTTGCGCCAGCATTTCAATAACATCCTTGCCAGATGGGGAAGTAGTTCGCGTTACGTGGCAATGACGACAATGCAATTACGTGAGGCGACAGAACGGGAAGTAATCCGCGCACAAAAGCTTAATTTGCCAGCACCCAAGGTCGGCTTGTCGAGTGGAACAATCAGGCGTCATCTTGGTAACCTCGAACAATTCCTGAACCATCTTGTCGCGTCAGGTTTCATGTTGCGGGCATTTACGTTTAAAGGGATCAAGCCGAAGAAACGCAGCCTCGCATCCGTTCGGGCGCTGACTGCTAAACCCGGCCCTGAGCAGGTTGAACCGATCTTCCAGCTTCCGGTGTTCACCGGTTGTGCCGGGCCGATGCCGCAGGAAATGCGGGAGTTCGGGCAGACCGTATATCATTCGTCCCTTTATTATGTTCCAATGCTTTACGCATATCTGGGCGCAAGACGCGCCGAATTTACGGGCCTCATGGTTGATGATGTGGTTTACGCAAAGGATGAAGGTATGTGGTCCATCAAAATTCGGAAAAATGAGCTCCGAGGATTGAAGAACCTCCAATCAGTCCGCGATCTCCCCGTACCAGATGAGCTTATCCGACTGGGTTTTATCGACTACGCAAAGCGTTTGAATGAACTCGGACACAGATGTTTATTTCCTGAATTGGTCGCTCCAAGACGCAAAAACGACACCGGTGATCGTTTCTACAAGAGCTTTGTCCCTTTGCTGAAAGCGGAAACGGGGCTTGGTGATCAGCTTTGGGGTCGTGCAATCCATGCCCTGCGCCATGGGTTCAGCAACACGCTGAAACAGAAGGGGATAGAAATGTCGATCATGGAAGACATTACCGGGCATCTGGGCCGAACGGAGGGAGAGACACGTTATACGAACATTGCCAGCTTGACGGTGATGAAAAAAACAATTGACGTGTATCCGGTCATTACGGGCCATCTGCAACCACAGTTCTTATGTTTACTGCCGTACGTCGAGGCGAAAGAACCAGCGCCCTGGTTTAGAAAAGAAAAAGAGTAG